CTGGCAGCCTGGAAAAAAGCCGCGCTTTTCAACTGGCGGCATTTGGTTCAGCGGCGGCAGTGGTGCTGGTGACCGCCTGGCTTGTTTATGATGGCTGGCGGGAAGAGCGGCAGGTGGTGATTATCCGGGTGGTCAACACCCAAACCGGTATAGCCGCCAGCTATCGATCCCGGCAGGGGGATGTCCATCTGCGCACCTTCCTCACCCTGGATGGCCGCCGGGTCACCCTGGCAGATGTGGAACGCATGGAAGTGGCCCCAGCCCCAACGCCCTGACTTACTGCAAGCCCCCCGAATCACCCTCTTCCCTTAGACACCCTGAAAGGGGCTCTTGTTTCAAACAACCGCCTTCCAACCTGATGGTAACCCCAGATTTCACAGTGATCCCAGGCTGTGCCCCATCCAACCAGTCCCAGCAAACCCCATTCAACCTCGCCAAGCTTTGGCAAAATTCAATCTGGATTCGATAGTGGGGCATGTGCAACTGCCGGATTCAGGTTCAACCCTCTTCAGCCTTGGCACGGTTCAAATCCTCATAAAGCGCCTTGACCAACACCTCAGCCTCTCTCTCCAATCGGGGCCACAAGGTGTCGTCCTCCGGCGGCCGATGATGTATCGCTCCCCTCTCCAACTCCCGACAGAGCGCACCCAACCCCTCGCCACCCAAGGCCTCCGACGAACCTGTCAGCTGGTGGGAGATGATTTCCAGCTGCGGCCAATCCCTCGCAGCCATGGCGGTTGCCATTTTCTTCAAGCGCCCAGGCAGGCTCTCCAGAAACATCTCTATCACCGGGGCGATATCCTGGCCCAACTCCTGGCGCAACATCTCCAAAACCATCGGGTTGAAATGGCCGGCTGGGGGAGGTGAGGTGCGCTCGTCAAGGGAAGCCACCGATTCATCATGAACCTTTTCGGAGCTTTCGTTGGTGGTTTCCAACCCCGCAGAAGACCATTCAGCCCCCTCACGCTCTTCAGCCCCACCCACTCCCTCTTCAACCGCTTTGGATGCTGCCCCCTGCTGGCCAAACCCGTGGATCATCTCCAACAACCGTCCTCGACGAATCGGCTTAGTCAGATGCATGTCACACCCCGCCTCGACGGTCTTCCACTGATCCTCTTTCATGGCGTTGGCTGTGAGCGCCACGATGGGGGTAGGAGAGATGCCTTGGGCGGTTTCCCAGGCACGAATCCGGCGGGTGGCCTCATAACCATCCATAATCGGCATCTGCACATCCATCAACACCAGATCAAAGGATTGGGCCTGAAAAAAGCGTACCGCTTCATCGCCATTTTCCGCCATCTGGAGATGGTGGGGTGTTTTCCGCAAAAAAGCCGCCATCAAATCCCGATTGTCCTGGGCATCGTCGGCCAGCAAAATGAACAACCCCTTGCGCCTCTCCCGCTCCTGATGCCCACGCCGCACCTTCACTGAGGAAGGGATATCCAAAACAGCCTCATCCAGCCCGTCCGGTTCATCAGGCTCATGCCGCATCCGCCGCTCCACCTGGACCAGGCTTTCCACCCGGGGAAGTTTGGCGGTAAAGAGAAAACGGCTTCCCTGGCCTTCGACACTCTTCACCCCGATCTCCCCCCCCATGAGAGCCACCAACTGGGTACAGATCGCCAACCCCAGGCCGGATCCCCCAAAACGCCGACTGGTGGACTCCTCAGCCTGGGAAAAAGGGTGAAAGATTTCCGACAGACGTTCAGCTGCAATGCCCACACCCGTATCGCTGATCTGGAAACGCACCAGATCCTGATCCTCAGCTCCAGGCATCACCGTAAGCTCTATCCGGCCCTGATCGGTAAACTTGATGGCATTGCCCAATAGATTGAGCAGCACCTGACGCAGCCTCAGGGGATCCCCCCGGACCCAATCATGAACCCCCGGCTCAATGTGAAAATCGAGGGCCAGACCCTTGTCTCTGGCTTGAGTGAGGAGAATTTTTTCCGTTCCCAATATCAACTCAGCCAGATCAAACCCCACCTCTTCCATCTGCATCTGGCCCGCTTCGATCTTGGAAAGATCGAGAATATCGTTGATCAGGGCGAGAAGCCCCTCCCCTGCGTGGTGCAACACCTCCAGATAGTGGCCCTGCTCCTTGTTCAACCCGCTGTGGGCGAGCATCTCCCCCATCCCGAGAATCGCATTCATGGGAGTGCGGATATCGTGACTCATGGCTGCCAGAAAAGCGCTCTTGGCCTGGCTGGCCTTTTCAGCGGCCTCTTTGGCTTCCCGCAGTTGCGCCTCCAACTCCTTGCGGCGACAGATATCGACAAAAAAGCCCCGCAAGCCGGTGACCCCCTCCTCTCCCCGGACAATGGTCACCACATCCCGAACCCAAACGGTACGCCCATCCGCCGTGATCACCCGATATTCAAGATCGTGATCCTCACCCTGGGCTGTCGCCATCTGACAATAGGAGCTGGCCTCCTCCCGATCCTCCGGGTGAAGTCGATTTTCCCAATCATCCAACCCCTGCCACGATTCCGGGGGATAGCCCAGGAAGGCGGTTACCTGGGGCCCCATATAGATAAACCGCCCCTCTTTGAAGCTGAATTCCCAGGGGATGAATTTGGAGGTTTCCACCAACCGCCGATAGTGCTCCCGACTCTCCTTAAGCGCCTCCTCCCGAATGATACGCTTGGTAATCTCCTGCTTGACGGCGGCAAAATGGGTGATTATTCCGGTGTGGTCCCGCACCGGGGTGATGATGGTCTCTTCGTGATAAAGGGTGCCACATTTACGTTTATTGACCAACTCCCCCCGCCACACCTCCCCGGAAAGAATCGTTCTCCAAAGATGGGTAAAAAAAGCGGTTTCATGCTTGCCGGAATTCAATAATGCGGGGGTTTTACCCAGCACCTCTTCGGGGAGATAGCCGGAACATCGGGTAAAGGCGGGATTGACCCATTGGATGACTCCGTTTACATCGGTGATAATCACGGTGCTGGCGGTGGCATTGAGCACCGCCCCCCGCAATCTCAACTCCTTCTGGGTTTCCAATTCATCGGTGATATCAAAAAAGACACAGTGGGTCTGTTTAAAATGCTGTTGTGCATCCCGACTGACCGCACCTTCGAACGAGACTGTGCGCAGTTGACCATCCTTGCGCTCTATCTGAAATTCAGCGGCGTTGACGGATCCTTTCTCTTTGAAGCTGGGAAAGCACTGATTGAACAGAACTTTATCACTCTCCGGCAAAAAATCCCCAAACCAGCGATTATAAACCTCATGACGCTCATAGCCCAAGGTTCGCAGCCAAGCCTCATTCACCTCAATGATCCGGCCATCGGCATCCAGGGATTGATAGCTGATGGGAATCCCCTCATAGAGGGTACGAAATCGCTCCTCGCTGTCGACAAGGGCTTTTTGGGCCGCCTCTTTTTCCCGCACCACCCGCTCCAGGGGCTCTACGGCGGTCTTGCGCAACACCCACCAGAGCGCCCCTCCCAAAAGAGCCGTCAGCACCACCGAAATCCCCCCCAACTTCCAACCCATTTTGGCAGTCGCCTGGTTGATCCGGCTCATATCGTGCTTCACATCCAGCCGAAAAAGGGGATTATCCTCCAATGCAACGGTGGCTTGATGCACAAAAAGCTCAGAATCGAATGCGGGGCGGGAATAGTGACTGATGACAAAACCGTTGGGGAAGGTGACTTTGGCCTCAATAATATCCGAACGTTCTTCAGCCCAGCCAACAACCGCCTCTTCTATCACCACCAAATCCCGACGCACCACGGCATCCCGGATCATGAGACCCAGGAGTTGCATTTCCCGCTGTATGTGTTGATGAAAAGTTTTCCCCACCTCGATCCGGTGATCGGCGACAATGAGGGTGCTGTTGATGGCGAGAAAAATAATGAGCACCAGCAAAAAAGCTGGAAGCCCCGGATATCTGATCAGGAATGCCGGTTTTCTCATGGAATAATCCGCCCGCAACCCATCCCCACAATTTTACCGTGGATTCTCCGCATCCCCCAAATTCCCGGTTCCCAGACCAGGCCGAACATTGAACCGATTTCTGAAACTACATAACCACACTCCGCTCGCCAACGATGGCCTTGAGTTGATCCATGGGAGCCGGTTTTCGAAATACTGTCACCTTATCCGGCAACCCGCCTTGCCGTTGGATTTCTCGTTTATCCAAAGCGGAAACCACCACGATGCGGGTATCGGCCAGTTCAGGCTTTTCGTTCAGAATCCAGATCATGCGAAAACCGTCCATTCCCGGCATGACCAGATCACTGATGATGATGCCCGGCTGTTTGCGACCGATCTGAATCAAGGCATCAAAACCGTTGGAGGCTGTGACCAGGTCCACCTCGAAAGACCAGGTCTGTATCTGGGAGCGGTAGAGGGCCACCATGGCGGGGTCATCTTCCACCACCAACAGGGTGGGTGGGGCGGGGTGGGCCTGGGAGTCCGGCCCCTTGGCGAGGGCCACTTGCCGCTCGTGGAGCATTTTATCCAATGAACTCCGGGCAATGCGGCGGTGCCCCCCGGCGGTTTTCCAGGCACGCAAAATCCCTTTTTCGACCCATCCCTGCACGGTAGGCAGAGCGACCCCCAGAATTTTGGAAGCCTCCCGGGTGGTGAGGAAAGTCTCTTGATCGGTATTTTTGTCCATCCACTCGTCTCATGATGATAGAATTTACCTATGATATTATCAGATTTTTTACGATTTCCAACATTATTTTCATTTTCTTCATTTTTTTTGTTTTTATGTTTTTTACGCATAGAGACACGATGTTACCTTGGCTGATCTTGCAGCGGCGGCCATAAATTGGGATCATGCTGGCATGTCTCAAGAAACCACCCTCCCCTGGCAAGAGTGGCTGAGTGTCGCCGAATTGAACGACCGCATTCAGACTCTTCTGGAAGAGAGCTTCCCCTACGTCCGCGTCCGGGGGGAAATCTCTTCACCCAGAACCCCCTCCTCAGGCCACTGCTATTTCAGTCTGATCGACGGCAACTCCCGCTTGCGGGGGGTGATCTGGCGTACCACCCTTCGGCGACTGCCCGTCCCTCCCCGGGAAGGGGACGCCGTACTCATCACCGGTCGCATCACCTGCTATCCCCCCAGGGGGGAGTATCAACTGGTGGTGGAAGGGCTGAAGATTGATGGGGCTGGCAGAGAACGGGATCGGCTCATGGAACTCCACGACCGATTGCAGGCGGAGGGGCTTTTTGAGGCACAACGCAAGCGCCCGCTCCCCATGTTGCCTCAAACCATCGGGGTGGTGACCTCTTCCACTGGCGCTGCCATCCACGACATCACCCGGGTTCTCACCCGCCGTTTTCCCGGCTTCCAGTTGATTCTGGCCCATGCCCGGGTGCAGGGAAGCGAGGCACCGGCAGAAATTGTCCACGCCCTGGAAAGCCTGAATCGGGATGCACGGGCTGAGGTGATTATCTGTGGCCGTGGCGGGGGCTCTGCACAAGATCTGGCCTGCTTCAATGCTGAAATCGTCGCCCGGGCCATCGCCGCTTCCACCATTCCGGTGGTGAGCGCTGTGGGCCACGAAGTGGATCTCACCCTGGCGGACCTGGCAGCCGACGCCCGAGCCTCCACCCCCTCGGCAGCGGCTGAACTGATTATGCCCGAACGGAGTGTGCTCCTGGAGCGGCTCGCCACCCTGAAACAGCGTCTCATCCAGGCCGCAGGCCAACAACTCCACCAGCGACAGAGTGGACTCCAAGGCCTGAAAAAACGCCTGATCCACCCCCGACGCACCATCGAAAACACCCGAATGCGCCTGGATGAACACCACGAACGCCTGGTCCGCAAAATGCGCAGCCATCTCCAGTATAAAGGGGAGCGCCTCGAAGGGATGCGTCATCGGCTCCACCTCTGGGGACGCAGCCCGACATTTCAACCTCTGACAGCCCGCACCCAACTTCACCAGGAAAGGTTGAATACCAGCCTGGGCCACCTGCTCAACCACAAACGTACCCAGCTTGATCATTTGACCACCCGACTTCAGAATGCCTCCCCCAACGCCATTCTGGGGCGGGGATACGCCATTGTCCGGGATGAGGAGGGGCGGGTGATTGACCGAGCCGCTGC
Above is a genomic segment from Magnetococcales bacterium containing:
- a CDS encoding response regulator — protein: MDKNTDQETFLTTREASKILGVALPTVQGWVEKGILRAWKTAGGHRRIARSSLDKMLHERQVALAKGPDSQAHPAPPTLLVVEDDPAMVALYRSQIQTWSFEVDLVTASNGFDALIQIGRKQPGIIISDLVMPGMDGFRMIWILNEKPELADTRIVVVSALDKREIQRQGGLPDKVTVFRKPAPMDQLKAIVGERSVVM
- a CDS encoding PAS domain S-box protein: MRKPAFLIRYPGLPAFLLVLIIFLAINSTLIVADHRIEVGKTFHQHIQREMQLLGLMIRDAVVRRDLVVIEEAVVGWAEERSDIIEAKVTFPNGFVISHYSRPAFDSELFVHQATVALEDNPLFRLDVKHDMSRINQATAKMGWKLGGISVVLTALLGGALWWVLRKTAVEPLERVVREKEAAQKALVDSEERFRTLYEGIPISYQSLDADGRIIEVNEAWLRTLGYERHEVYNRWFGDFLPESDKVLFNQCFPSFKEKGSVNAAEFQIERKDGQLRTVSFEGAVSRDAQQHFKQTHCVFFDITDELETQKELRLRGAVLNATASTVIITDVNGVIQWVNPAFTRCSGYLPEEVLGKTPALLNSGKHETAFFTHLWRTILSGEVWRGELVNKRKCGTLYHEETIITPVRDHTGIITHFAAVKQEITKRIIREEALKESREHYRRLVETSKFIPWEFSFKEGRFIYMGPQVTAFLGYPPESWQGLDDWENRLHPEDREEASSYCQMATAQGEDHDLEYRVITADGRTVWVRDVVTIVRGEEGVTGLRGFFVDICRRKELEAQLREAKEAAEKASQAKSAFLAAMSHDIRTPMNAILGMGEMLAHSGLNKEQGHYLEVLHHAGEGLLALINDILDLSKIEAGQMQMEEVGFDLAELILGTEKILLTQARDKGLALDFHIEPGVHDWVRGDPLRLRQVLLNLLGNAIKFTDQGRIELTVMPGAEDQDLVRFQISDTGVGIAAERLSEIFHPFSQAEESTSRRFGGSGLGLAICTQLVALMGGEIGVKSVEGQGSRFLFTAKLPRVESLVQVERRMRHEPDEPDGLDEAVLDIPSSVKVRRGHQERERRKGLFILLADDAQDNRDLMAAFLRKTPHHLQMAENGDEAVRFFQAQSFDLVLMDVQMPIMDGYEATRRIRAWETAQGISPTPIVALTANAMKEDQWKTVEAGCDMHLTKPIRRGRLLEMIHGFGQQGAASKAVEEGVGGAEEREGAEWSSAGLETTNESSEKVHDESVASLDERTSPPPAGHFNPMVLEMLRQELGQDIAPVIEMFLESLPGRLKKMATAMAARDWPQLEIISHQLTGSSEALGGEGLGALCRELERGAIHHRPPEDDTLWPRLEREAEVLVKALYEDLNRAKAEEG
- the xseA gene encoding exodeoxyribonuclease VII large subunit, whose translation is MSQETTLPWQEWLSVAELNDRIQTLLEESFPYVRVRGEISSPRTPSSGHCYFSLIDGNSRLRGVIWRTTLRRLPVPPREGDAVLITGRITCYPPRGEYQLVVEGLKIDGAGRERDRLMELHDRLQAEGLFEAQRKRPLPMLPQTIGVVTSSTGAAIHDITRVLTRRFPGFQLILAHARVQGSEAPAEIVHALESLNRDARAEVIICGRGGGSAQDLACFNAEIVARAIAASTIPVVSAVGHEVDLTLADLAADARASTPSAAAELIMPERSVLLERLATLKQRLIQAAGQQLHQRQSGLQGLKKRLIHPRRTIENTRMRLDEHHERLVRKMRSHLQYKGERLEGMRHRLHLWGRSPTFQPLTARTQLHQERLNTSLGHLLNHKRTQLDHLTTRLQNASPNAILGRGYAIVRDEEGRVIDRAAATTPGDTLAITLAEGSVQARVTHVTEAP